GGCCTCGCCTCCGTCGGTGGATTGCTTGATCGAGCAATTCGGCTCGCGGCGGCTGCCTTTTGTCCTCGACAGTTCCTTGTCGAATGACGGGCTCGGCCAGTTCAGTTTCTTTGGAGCAGATCCCTTCCTGGTCTTCACTGGCAAAGATGGACAATACGAAACACAGTCGCCAGATGGCACAGAATCTTTGGTCGGCGATGGACTTGCCATTATGCGCGATCTGATGAGTCAGCACAAAATTGACAACAATCAGCCTATCCCCTTCTGCGGTGGCGCGGTTGGCTTTCTGAGCTATGACTACGGGAGGCAAATCGAACGTGTGCCTCAACTGGCAGAAGATGACCGTGATGTGCCCGACCTGCACTTTGGTTTTTACGATGGCATTGCCGCGCTCAATCATGAGACAGGCATACTCAGTCTGATCGCCTTGGGAATTCGAGCCGACCCCGATCTCGTTTTAGCCGAGCTTAAAGCCATCATCGAAAGTCCATTTAAAAAATCGGGAGAAGCCCCAATACAAAGACATGGTGAGTGGCAATGGAACATGAGCCACGAAACTTTTCTGAACACGGTCGAGCGCGTTCGCAGCTACATTGCGAGCGGAGATGTTTATCAAGTAAACCTATCGCAACGCGCGCGTTGTTCATACGAAGGAAACGCCATCCAACTTTACCAGGCATTGCGAAACGGAAACCCCGCCCCCTACTCCGCTTATATTGATACGGGAGAACTGGCCATTCTCTCGACATCACCAGAGCAGCTCATTCGCAAACAAGGCAGGCAGCTCGAAACACGCCCGATCAAGGGTACCCGCCCCCGCGGGGCCAATACCGAGGAAGATCAGCGCAACGCAAATGCTCTCTTATGCTCGGAAAAAGACCGGGCGGAATTGCTCATGATTGTAGACCTTGAGCGCAATGACCTCGGTCGAGTCGCGGAGATAGGTAGCGTCAAAGTCGATCAATTGTATCACCTGGAACATTACGCCCGTGTCATTCATCAGACCGCCCAGGTCAAAGCGCAACTGGCAGAAGATCGTGATATTTTTGATTGTATCAAGGCTCTGTTTCCCGGTGGATCCATCACTGGAGCACCCAAAATTCGTGCCATGGAAATCATCGAAGAACTGGAACCAACTCGACGCGGAGCCTATACCGGTTCAGTCGGATATATTGGATTCGATGGCAACGCCGAGCTCAACATTGCCATCCGCAGCCTTCACTTAAAGGACGGCTTTCTCGACTATCAGGTCGGCAGTGGTATTGTCTGGGATTCAGACCCGGAAAGCGAATACCAGGAAACCTTGGACAAAGGACGTGCCATCCGAGAAACGATCGATAAGCTGTGTCAGCTTGGAACAATGACGTAGAAGATTCAGACAGAATTTACGGAATTAATAGAATTTTAAAGCATCCATTTTTTTAATTCTGTTAATTCCGTAAATTCTGTCTAAAAATAATACCCTGATCACATGTCGAACATTACAATCATACAGTCTGGTGAAGCGGTCTCACTTGATCCGACAGGGTCAGGATTCGCTCATGGCTGTGGTGTTTTTGAAACAATGAAACTCGCCGATGGCCAGTTGTGTTTCTGGGAGGCGCATTGGGCGCGGCTTAGTTATTCAGCTGAAACCCTCGGGCTGACTCACGACTGCACCATTGATCGTATGCAGGAGGCATTAAGCGAGCTTGTTCGTAAAGACAGCATACGCGAAGGAACACTCAAGATTTCCCTGCTTCAAGATGGCACTGATACACGCTTTGTCATCTATGCCCGCCCAACAACTCAAGCCCCCGATTCCGTTCGGCTTCGATTAGACAAGACGAACCCTTTGAATGCAGAATCCGCTCTCGCTGGCCACAAGACGCACAATTACATGGAAAGCATGTTGCTGTTAAAATCGTGTCGTGCATCAGGCTATTTTGATGTGATTCGATTGAATACATCTGGATTTTTAGCAGAAACCACAATCAGTAACTTTTTCTTTATCAAGAACGACCAGCTCTACACCCCTGCCCTACATACCGGCATCCTTCCCGGAATTATTCGAGAGGAAGTGATTAAACTGACAAAACAGCTTTCCATAACCGTAAAAACCGGCGACATCCCTGTCGAAGAAATAGAAGGCGCCAATGCCTTTTTCCTGACGAATTCTTCTGTCGGAATTCTGCCGGTTGATCAAATTGACGGCGACGGCATTCAATTCAAAGCAGATAGTACCCAACATCCAGTTGTTGAAAAATTAAGTCTGATTCTCGCACAAAGCGAACAGGAGAATTCACAAATTTTGATATAATGCCCAGCCGAAAAACATATCACACGAAACGCAAAGAGCTTTCGCTTGGAAGCAAGACTTACCTGGTCGGCATTTTAAACCTCACTCCGGATTCGTTTTCCGATGGTGGTATTTTCGTAGAAACTGAGCAAGCCGTTGCACACTTCAACGCAATGGTCAAAGCGGGTGCTGAAATCATCGACATTGGCGGCGAATCAACACGCCCCGGCCATACACCTGTTCCCGCGAATGAGGAA
The Rubellicoccus peritrichatus DNA segment above includes these coding regions:
- a CDS encoding aminotransferase class IV, with translation MSNITIIQSGEAVSLDPTGSGFAHGCGVFETMKLADGQLCFWEAHWARLSYSAETLGLTHDCTIDRMQEALSELVRKDSIREGTLKISLLQDGTDTRFVIYARPTTQAPDSVRLRLDKTNPLNAESALAGHKTHNYMESMLLLKSCRASGYFDVIRLNTSGFLAETTISNFFFIKNDQLYTPALHTGILPGIIREEVIKLTKQLSITVKTGDIPVEEIEGANAFFLTNSSVGILPVDQIDGDGIQFKADSTQHPVVEKLSLILAQSEQENSQILI
- the pabB gene encoding aminodeoxychorismate synthase component I, whose amino-acid sequence is MFPKVIELASPPSVDCLIEQFGSRRLPFVLDSSLSNDGLGQFSFFGADPFLVFTGKDGQYETQSPDGTESLVGDGLAIMRDLMSQHKIDNNQPIPFCGGAVGFLSYDYGRQIERVPQLAEDDRDVPDLHFGFYDGIAALNHETGILSLIALGIRADPDLVLAELKAIIESPFKKSGEAPIQRHGEWQWNMSHETFLNTVERVRSYIASGDVYQVNLSQRARCSYEGNAIQLYQALRNGNPAPYSAYIDTGELAILSTSPEQLIRKQGRQLETRPIKGTRPRGANTEEDQRNANALLCSEKDRAELLMIVDLERNDLGRVAEIGSVKVDQLYHLEHYARVIHQTAQVKAQLAEDRDIFDCIKALFPGGSITGAPKIRAMEIIEELEPTRRGAYTGSVGYIGFDGNAELNIAIRSLHLKDGFLDYQVGSGIVWDSDPESEYQETLDKGRAIRETIDKLCQLGTMT